A window of the Mucilaginibacter sp. cycad4 genome harbors these coding sequences:
- a CDS encoding glutaminase domain-containing protein, whose protein sequence is MNRIFKKTYLLVSGLAASFVAQTALAQDKMPSYPLITHNTYFSIWSNTDKLNESTTKHWTGKDQSLLGLIKVDGNYYRFMGASAVNYKTILAATDEKSYTGQYQAETAPAAGWEKPGFNDQAWKSSAAPFGDERASKGTDWRGKDIWVRRKFNIAELPKGRLMLKIYHDDEAEVYLNGQQIAAEGGANGDFETVALPAGAKSNLKVGENVLAIHCKNTGGGSFIDAGLAEEVLSKDDEAVKLVEQTSVKVTATQTVYNFKAGEVNLKLTFTSPLVMSDLKLFTTPVSYITYQLKSTDGKAHDVQIYQGVSSNLAVNTPSQEVTASKYSQNGLKLLKAGTVEQPVLQKKGDNLRIDWGYVYVASSTAGAKQYITPEGDAVSAFMGAQTGTATATGKQFMLNTVLPFGKVTATPVSKFISVGYDDIYAIQYFKNNLRPWWRNTPGATIEGVLSDATKAYAKVIGTCVKTDAKIWADAVKAGGEKYAKLCVMAYRQSIAAHQVVKSPEGELLFLSKENFSNGSINTVDITYPSAPMYLLYNPDLLKGMMNGIFYFSESGKWNKPYSSHDLGTYPLANGQTYGEDMPVEESGNMIILNAALAKVEGNANYAKKHWKTLTIWTEYLAKSGFDPGSQLCTDDFAGHLAHNANLSVKAIVAIDAYGELAGMLGDAATAKKYKAMAKDMAKKWEEKANAGDHYGLVFDSKDTWSQKYNMVWDKVLGLKLFPQKVYDTELKFYLAHQNAFGLPLDSRKTYTKSDWILWTAAMADNKADFNALVAPVYKFATETSSRVPLSDWHETTNGKMVGFQARSVIGGYYMKTLRDKLAAK, encoded by the coding sequence ATGAATCGCATTTTCAAAAAAACGTACCTGCTCGTTTCCGGATTGGCAGCGTCGTTTGTTGCACAAACAGCGTTAGCTCAGGATAAGATGCCGTCCTATCCGCTGATCACGCACAACACTTATTTCAGCATCTGGTCAAACACGGATAAGCTGAATGAGTCGACCACCAAACACTGGACAGGGAAAGACCAATCATTATTGGGCCTTATTAAGGTTGATGGCAATTACTACCGTTTTATGGGAGCATCGGCCGTTAATTATAAAACCATTTTGGCCGCTACCGACGAAAAATCATACACCGGCCAGTACCAGGCCGAAACTGCCCCGGCGGCAGGCTGGGAAAAACCAGGCTTTAATGATCAGGCATGGAAAAGCAGCGCTGCTCCATTTGGTGATGAGCGCGCAAGCAAAGGCACCGACTGGAGAGGTAAAGACATTTGGGTTCGTCGTAAATTCAATATTGCCGAATTACCAAAAGGCCGTTTAATGTTGAAAATTTATCATGATGATGAAGCTGAAGTGTACCTGAATGGCCAGCAGATTGCTGCTGAAGGTGGCGCTAACGGCGATTTTGAAACTGTTGCATTGCCGGCCGGCGCAAAATCAAATTTAAAAGTAGGCGAAAATGTTTTGGCTATCCATTGCAAAAACACCGGTGGTGGCTCGTTTATTGACGCTGGTCTTGCCGAAGAAGTATTGAGCAAGGATGACGAAGCCGTTAAACTGGTCGAGCAAACCAGTGTTAAAGTTACTGCTACCCAAACAGTATATAACTTTAAAGCAGGCGAGGTAAACCTGAAACTTACCTTCACTTCGCCACTGGTTATGAGCGATCTGAAATTGTTCACTACCCCGGTATCTTACATTACTTACCAATTGAAATCAACCGATGGTAAAGCGCATGATGTTCAGATCTACCAGGGGGTATCAAGTAATCTCGCTGTAAATACGCCATCACAGGAAGTTACGGCATCAAAATACAGCCAAAACGGCCTTAAGTTGTTAAAAGCCGGTACTGTTGAACAACCTGTATTACAGAAAAAAGGTGATAACCTGCGTATTGACTGGGGCTATGTTTATGTTGCTTCGTCAACAGCAGGCGCTAAACAATACATTACTCCCGAAGGCGATGCTGTATCTGCCTTTATGGGAGCTCAAACCGGTACTGCCACCGCAACCGGAAAACAGTTCATGCTGAACACCGTATTGCCATTTGGCAAAGTGACCGCTACCCCGGTATCTAAATTTATTTCTGTTGGGTATGATGATATCTATGCTATTCAATACTTCAAAAACAATTTAAGGCCATGGTGGAGGAATACTCCGGGTGCAACTATTGAAGGCGTATTGAGTGATGCTACCAAAGCTTACGCTAAGGTGATAGGCACATGTGTAAAAACAGATGCTAAAATCTGGGCCGATGCTGTTAAAGCCGGTGGTGAAAAATACGCTAAATTATGCGTAATGGCTTACCGCCAAAGCATAGCCGCGCACCAGGTGGTTAAAAGCCCTGAAGGCGAATTGTTGTTCTTGTCTAAAGAAAACTTCAGCAATGGCTCAATCAATACGGTAGACATTACTTACCCATCTGCTCCAATGTACCTGCTTTACAATCCTGATTTATTGAAGGGTATGATGAATGGTATTTTCTACTTCAGCGAAAGCGGTAAATGGAATAAACCATATTCATCGCACGATTTGGGTACCTACCCATTGGCTAACGGCCAAACTTATGGCGAAGATATGCCGGTAGAAGAAAGCGGGAACATGATCATTCTTAATGCTGCTTTAGCAAAAGTTGAAGGCAACGCCAACTATGCAAAAAAACACTGGAAAACGTTAACCATCTGGACAGAGTACCTTGCCAAATCAGGCTTTGATCCGGGTAGTCAATTATGTACTGATGACTTTGCCGGTCACCTTGCGCACAATGCCAACTTATCGGTAAAAGCCATCGTAGCTATTGATGCTTATGGCGAATTAGCAGGTATGTTAGGCGACGCGGCTACCGCCAAAAAGTACAAAGCGATGGCTAAAGATATGGCTAAAAAGTGGGAAGAAAAGGCCAATGCGGGCGACCACTACGGCCTGGTATTTGACAGCAAAGACACCTGGAGCCAGAAATATAACATGGTTTGGGATAAAGTGTTGGGCTTGAAATTGTTCCCTCAAAAAGTGTATGACACAGAGCTTAAATTCTACCTTGCTCATCAAAATGCTTTTGGTTTGCCATTGGATAGCCGTAAAACTTACACCAAAAGCGATTGGATCCTGTGGACAGCAGCAATGGCTGATAACAAAGCTGATTTCAACGCTTTAGTTGCTCCGGTTTACAAATTTGCTACCGAAACCTCATCGCGCGTACCACTAAGCGACTGGCACGAAACTACCAACGGTAAAATGGTAGGCTTCCAGGCCCGCAGCGTGATTGGCGGTTATTATATGAAAACCTTACGGGATAAACTGGCGGCTAAATAA
- a CDS encoding arylsulfatase: MNKYKLYAGLFCTGAIVLVSAAWQTKAVNQPEPVRKRPNIIVILADDMGFSDLGCYGGEVNTPNINYLAQNGIRYRQFYNTSRCCPTRASLLTGLYNQQAGIGKMTDAEDQPGYLGHITDNAVTLAEVLKSAGYHTAMSGKWHVSNTNGQPDPQDQMAWLNHHKDFGDFSPISQYPTSRGFEKFFGTIWGVVDFYDPFSLVSGTVPIKTVPKNYYHTDAINDTAVAYIKGYAKSLKPFFLYVAENAPHWPLMAKPGDIAKYKDTYKAGWQVIREARYKKMVKLGLIDPAKTKLPNRWKGDLQWENNPNKEWDAMAMAVHAAMIDRMDQGIGRIIKTLKETGQLDNTLIVFLSDNGASAENCAAYGPGFDRPNETRDGRKIVYATKKEALPGPETTYSSIGPRWANVANTPYEYWKAESYEGGIHTPMIAFWPKGIVANRGGFNDHVGHVMDFMSTFVELAGAKYPKIYKGHNIPPTTGISLVPSFKGKQTAGHEDLFNEHFGARYARSGNWKLVSLSNDTTWHLYDLSQDKTETTDLKSKYPDKVHQLDSLWHSWANTHQVFPKPGNKSK, translated from the coding sequence ATGAATAAATATAAACTATATGCCGGTTTATTTTGTACCGGTGCAATAGTGCTTGTTTCAGCTGCATGGCAAACTAAAGCCGTGAATCAGCCTGAGCCGGTAAGGAAACGCCCGAATATTATCGTGATCCTGGCCGATGATATGGGTTTTTCTGATCTGGGCTGTTATGGCGGCGAGGTTAATACACCTAATATCAATTATCTTGCGCAAAATGGTATCCGGTACAGGCAATTCTATAACACATCGCGTTGTTGCCCTACAAGGGCGTCCCTACTTACAGGTTTATACAATCAACAGGCAGGCATAGGCAAAATGACCGATGCCGAAGACCAACCCGGCTACCTTGGCCACATTACCGATAATGCAGTTACCCTTGCCGAAGTTTTGAAATCCGCAGGTTACCACACAGCCATGTCGGGCAAATGGCATGTATCCAACACCAATGGGCAGCCTGACCCGCAGGACCAGATGGCCTGGTTAAACCATCATAAAGACTTTGGCGATTTTTCGCCCATTAGCCAGTACCCAACCAGCCGCGGGTTCGAGAAATTTTTTGGTACCATTTGGGGCGTGGTTGATTTTTATGATCCCTTTAGCTTGGTTAGCGGTACTGTCCCCATTAAAACTGTCCCCAAAAACTACTATCATACAGATGCCATTAACGATACGGCGGTGGCCTATATCAAGGGCTACGCTAAATCGTTAAAGCCATTCTTTTTGTACGTTGCTGAAAATGCACCGCACTGGCCGCTGATGGCAAAACCCGGGGATATTGCGAAATACAAAGACACATACAAAGCGGGCTGGCAGGTAATCCGCGAAGCGAGATACAAAAAAATGGTGAAGCTTGGCCTTATTGATCCCGCAAAAACAAAGCTACCCAACCGCTGGAAAGGCGATCTGCAATGGGAAAACAATCCTAATAAAGAATGGGATGCCATGGCAATGGCGGTTCATGCCGCTATGATCGACAGGATGGACCAGGGCATCGGTCGTATCATCAAAACACTGAAGGAAACCGGTCAACTGGATAATACGCTTATTGTTTTCCTTTCAGATAATGGCGCCAGTGCTGAAAACTGCGCTGCTTATGGTCCGGGCTTTGATCGCCCTAACGAAACACGCGACGGGCGGAAAATTGTCTATGCCACAAAAAAGGAAGCTTTGCCCGGTCCGGAAACTACTTATTCATCTATCGGTCCCCGTTGGGCAAATGTAGCTAACACCCCGTATGAATATTGGAAGGCCGAATCATACGAGGGCGGTATCCACACGCCGATGATCGCCTTTTGGCCGAAGGGAATTGTTGCCAACAGGGGAGGTTTTAATGATCATGTAGGCCATGTGATGGACTTCATGAGCACCTTTGTTGAACTGGCCGGGGCTAAATATCCTAAAATCTATAAAGGGCATAATATTCCGCCGACTACCGGTATCAGCCTTGTGCCAAGCTTTAAAGGCAAACAGACCGCAGGCCATGAAGATCTGTTTAACGAGCACTTTGGAGCACGGTATGCGCGTTCAGGAAACTGGAAGCTGGTATCGCTAAGTAATGATACTACCTGGCATTTGTACGATCTGTCGCAGGATAAAACCGAAACTACCGATCTGAAATCGAAATATCCGGATAAGGTGCACCAGTTGGATAGCCTTTGGCATAGCTGGGCAAATACACACCAGGTTTTTCCAAAGCCGGGAAATAAGAGTAAATAA
- a CDS encoding DinB family protein, with the protein MSLYTSLSARLKTQHLTIEQLVAGISNDKLITPPTPGKWSALDNIAHLARYQKIFTGRMHQILNEDTPVFDRYNGDLDPQFSPFRSMNLAELLNIINADRTTIINLLSGLTDTELSRIGVHPKYGRLTILKWAEFFILHEAHHLFTIFQLVNGTE; encoded by the coding sequence ATGAGCTTATATACATCACTCTCTGCAAGACTAAAAACCCAGCACCTCACCATAGAACAATTGGTTGCCGGCATAAGCAATGATAAATTAATTACGCCACCGACACCCGGCAAATGGAGCGCTTTAGATAACATAGCCCACCTGGCACGCTACCAGAAAATATTTACCGGCCGGATGCATCAGATTCTTAATGAAGATACACCTGTATTTGACCGCTACAACGGTGATCTTGATCCTCAGTTTTCGCCTTTCAGATCAATGAATTTGGCAGAGCTGCTGAATATAATTAACGCGGACAGGACAACAATTATAAACCTGTTGTCAGGACTTACCGACACCGAATTATCGCGCATTGGCGTACACCCTAAGTATGGCAGGCTTACCATTTTAAAATGGGCCGAGTTTTTCATATTGCATGAGGCCCATCATTTATTTACCATATTTCAATTAGTTAACGGTACCGAATAG
- a CDS encoding tetratricopeptide repeat protein, with product MIKLYTRLIQLTLYLFLLTSGTMVWAQLIKTGRFQELQSLGQQHPDSVLIVLKKIHADAVQDNDNLKAGVSLQQMGQVCFNQGHYAQALDFYLHADKVFGEIGNKDLLAENWGKMGILYYYNRQSDKSFQLYKRALSLYKATNNKKGQAEIFGAIGHLYEKHHKYDSSFYYQRLALNSYQRIGDDYGQAKIYENLGSIHEDLANYDSSYSCFKKSLEIYNKYNNEVASIEVINNIGDILRKTGKYEEGIQQSRKAYSLSLKTDNMYQLAASCRDLGKSYQLLNRLDSAYHYLELSRKYSLEVYSRESIKQTSFLQVLYDMDKKSDEITRLNNIRKTNQIVTIAGVTIFLLLVILGFVTFSRQRLKMRDQRALAEQNRSIFEAQRDLMELELKNKQLEEESLKQQLELKGQELSSHTLNLIKNNQLLESMRNTLQDMVKEDKRDQKRQMQQIIQQINQSFNHEQHWKEFTVAFEQVHQSFFDKLKQQSNDLTSTDLRLIALLKVNMDSKDIAGLLGISIDSLRVARYRLRKKLNIDQGENLSTFIQAL from the coding sequence ATGATTAAACTCTACACCAGGCTTATTCAATTAACGCTGTACCTGTTTTTGTTAACATCGGGTACAATGGTTTGGGCTCAATTAATCAAAACAGGTCGTTTTCAGGAGTTACAGTCACTTGGGCAGCAGCATCCCGATTCGGTATTGATCGTACTGAAAAAGATCCACGCCGATGCTGTTCAGGATAATGATAACCTTAAAGCCGGCGTGAGCCTGCAGCAAATGGGTCAGGTCTGTTTTAACCAGGGACATTATGCGCAGGCCCTCGATTTTTACTTGCATGCGGATAAGGTATTCGGGGAGATAGGCAATAAGGATTTACTGGCCGAAAATTGGGGCAAGATGGGGATTCTGTATTATTATAACAGGCAGTCGGATAAATCATTCCAATTATATAAAAGGGCGTTGTCTTTATACAAGGCAACCAATAATAAAAAAGGCCAGGCCGAGATCTTTGGTGCTATTGGCCACCTGTATGAAAAGCATCATAAGTATGACAGCTCCTTTTATTACCAACGCCTGGCGCTAAACAGCTATCAGCGCATCGGAGATGATTATGGGCAGGCAAAAATATACGAGAACCTTGGCAGTATTCATGAGGATCTGGCCAATTATGATTCGTCTTATTCCTGCTTTAAAAAATCGTTAGAGATCTATAACAAGTACAATAATGAAGTCGCGAGTATTGAGGTGATCAATAATATAGGCGATATTTTGCGGAAAACCGGTAAATATGAAGAAGGGATTCAGCAATCGAGAAAGGCATATTCGTTATCATTAAAAACAGATAACATGTACCAGCTGGCAGCCTCCTGCCGTGACCTGGGCAAATCATATCAGCTTCTGAACAGGCTGGATAGCGCTTATCATTACCTGGAGCTCAGCCGTAAATACTCGCTTGAGGTTTACTCAAGAGAAAGCATCAAGCAAACTTCATTTTTGCAGGTGCTATATGATATGGATAAAAAGAGCGATGAAATTACCCGGCTTAATAACATCCGTAAAACCAACCAGATAGTTACCATTGCCGGCGTTACTATTTTCCTGTTGCTTGTCATACTCGGCTTTGTGACCTTCAGCAGGCAACGCCTTAAAATGCGTGACCAGCGTGCCCTGGCCGAGCAAAACCGGTCGATATTTGAGGCTCAGCGCGATTTAATGGAGCTGGAGCTGAAGAACAAACAACTGGAAGAAGAAAGCCTTAAGCAGCAGCTGGAACTCAAAGGGCAGGAGCTATCTTCTCATACCTTAAACCTCATCAAGAACAACCAGTTGCTGGAGAGTATGCGCAATACACTGCAGGATATGGTAAAAGAAGATAAGCGCGATCAGAAGCGGCAGATGCAGCAAATTATACAGCAAATAAATCAAAGTTTTAATCATGAGCAGCACTGGAAGGAATTTACCGTTGCCTTTGAACAGGTTCACCAAAGCTTTTTTGATAAGCTGAAGCAGCAAAGCAATGATCTTACCTCGACAGATCTACGCCTGATAGCCCTGCTTAAAGTCAATATGGATTCGAAGGATATTGCCGGTTTATTGGGCATCTCTATTGATAGTTTACGGGTGGCCCGTTACCGTTTAAGGAAGAAACTCAATATCGATCAGGGCGAAAATCTCAGCACCTTTATACAGGCCCTGTAA
- a CDS encoding AsmA family protein, whose translation MPLPLKKILVKTLKISAITIVSLLLLMFLLPYLFPETVTQKIKQWAAGSVNSKLSFSGTRLSFFKKFPSLTLTLNDFVLNGSVPFQNDTLISAKEISLAIDLSSVFKSKINVNKIYLDHALINIQVDSAGKANYNVYKSAPPKQDNKADTASASLGIEQILIEKSHLVYDDRSLPMQINARELNYKGSGDLSKDIFDLYSHVDAASVDFYYGNKAYVLKKKVNADLVTSINTKSLAFAFQKNDLLINQLPVKFKGRFEFLKDGYDMDFKIRSDQNDLGDIFTAIPDEYARYVDDMDINGNGIIQLDLTGKYIASKNIMPNLSISMKVRDGFIANKNTPAPVKNLYLNMDASLPGLNPDSLTVNVDSVYFNIGKDYFGSVLKLKGIKSPYIYAKVNTEIDLEQWYKVFGIKPFQVKGRYGLHLLAEGKYTTGIKKTGLRQKVDTVITSIPQFKLKSTFRNGYFKYTKLPQAINNISFDLDAACPDHNIANATMDVRNLNINALNNYIKGYLKLSNKAGALIDAGLNAKFHLDDIKQFYPVDSIDFRGDFDANLQSKGRYIPARRIFPVTNAEINLKNGYIQTKYYPHPMQNVQVSVNIFNNTGSLKGLKVNIKPVSFNFEGQPFLLRANLRNFDDLDYNVASRGSLDLGKIYKVFAVKGYDVNGFVSTNFKLKGKQSDATTGHYEKLANSGSMKVKNIKLTTELFPKPFFITNGVFSFNQDKMKFDQFKANYGKSIVVLDGALSNVIGYAMQPNSPLKGEFNLKSDLIIADDFMAFAGLPPSAKPTKSSGVILVPSNLDLNFAADVKKVKYNGLDISDAKGAMNITNGQIVLKQTGFSLIGAPVLMDATYGSINPQKAFFDYHINAKEFDIQRAYREIKLFHDMASSAEHVQGVVSLDYKLAGKLNSDMKPVYPSLKGGGVLSVKQVKVYGLKLLSAVGKQTGHDSVGHGDVKKVDIKSTIANNIMTIERTKMRIAGFRPRFEGQVGLDGKLNLKFRLGLPPFGIFGIPMTITGTQDKPLIHLGKGKKEDELKETQDEE comes from the coding sequence ATGCCGCTCCCCTTGAAAAAAATATTGGTTAAAACGCTTAAAATAAGCGCCATTACTATTGTGAGTTTGTTGCTGTTGATGTTCCTGTTGCCTTACCTTTTCCCCGAAACGGTAACTCAAAAAATTAAACAATGGGCGGCTGGCAGCGTAAACAGCAAGCTTTCTTTTTCAGGCACGCGTTTGTCATTCTTTAAAAAATTCCCGTCGCTAACACTAACGCTTAATGATTTTGTGCTGAATGGCAGTGTGCCTTTTCAGAATGATACGCTGATTTCGGCAAAAGAGATTTCATTAGCTATCGATCTTTCATCGGTATTTAAAAGCAAGATCAATGTAAATAAGATCTATCTTGATCATGCATTGATCAATATCCAGGTTGACAGCGCCGGTAAAGCCAATTACAATGTTTATAAATCGGCACCTCCAAAGCAGGATAATAAAGCTGATACTGCCAGTGCATCGTTAGGGATTGAGCAGATCCTGATAGAAAAAAGCCATTTGGTATATGACGACCGGTCGCTGCCCATGCAGATCAACGCGCGCGAACTTAATTACAAAGGCAGCGGTGATTTAAGCAAGGATATCTTTGATCTTTATAGCCATGTAGATGCTGCTTCGGTAGATTTTTATTACGGCAACAAAGCCTACGTGCTTAAGAAAAAGGTAAATGCCGACCTGGTTACCAGTATCAATACCAAATCATTGGCTTTCGCTTTCCAGAAAAATGATCTGCTCATCAACCAGCTCCCGGTTAAGTTTAAAGGCAGGTTTGAGTTTTTGAAAGATGGCTATGATATGGATTTCAAGATCAGGAGCGATCAGAATGATCTTGGCGATATTTTTACCGCCATACCTGACGAATATGCCAGATATGTTGATGATATGGATATCAACGGTAACGGCATTATTCAGTTGGATCTTACCGGCAAATACATCGCGTCAAAAAATATCATGCCCAATTTAAGCATCAGCATGAAAGTGCGCGATGGTTTCATCGCCAATAAAAATACCCCGGCACCCGTTAAAAATCTGTACCTGAATATGGATGCCAGTTTGCCCGGCCTCAACCCGGATAGCCTGACCGTTAATGTTGATTCGGTTTACTTCAATATCGGTAAGGATTATTTTGGTTCGGTATTGAAACTTAAGGGCATCAAATCGCCCTACATTTACGCCAAGGTGAATACCGAAATTGACCTGGAGCAATGGTATAAAGTATTCGGGATTAAGCCATTTCAGGTGAAAGGCCGCTACGGCTTACATTTATTAGCTGAGGGTAAATATACCACCGGTATTAAAAAGACAGGCTTGAGGCAAAAGGTAGATACGGTGATCACCAGCATCCCTCAATTTAAACTGAAATCGACGTTCAGGAACGGGTATTTTAAATACACCAAGCTACCGCAGGCCATCAATAATATCAGTTTTGATCTGGATGCCGCCTGTCCCGATCATAATATTGCCAACGCCACCATGGATGTGCGTAACCTGAATATTAATGCGCTTAATAATTACATCAAAGGCTATTTGAAACTAAGCAACAAAGCTGGCGCATTAATTGACGCCGGTTTGAATGCCAAATTTCATTTAGACGATATCAAACAGTTTTACCCGGTAGATAGTATTGATTTTCGGGGCGATTTTGATGCTAACCTGCAAAGCAAGGGTAGATATATCCCTGCCCGCCGGATCTTCCCGGTTACCAATGCTGAGATCAACCTGAAAAACGGTTACATCCAAACCAAATATTACCCGCACCCTATGCAAAATGTGCAGGTGAGCGTGAATATTTTTAACAATACCGGTTCGCTAAAAGGTCTTAAGGTGAACATTAAGCCGGTGTCGTTCAATTTTGAGGGACAGCCATTCCTGCTCAGGGCCAACCTGCGCAACTTTGATGATCTTGATTATAATGTAGCCTCGCGCGGTAGCCTTGACCTGGGTAAAATTTATAAAGTATTTGCAGTAAAAGGATATGATGTAAATGGCTTTGTAAGTACCAACTTTAAACTGAAAGGCAAACAAAGCGATGCTACTACAGGCCATTACGAGAAACTGGCCAACTCAGGCAGTATGAAGGTGAAGAATATTAAGCTTACAACAGAGCTGTTCCCGAAACCGTTTTTTATCACCAACGGTGTATTTAGCTTTAACCAGGATAAAATGAAGTTCGACCAGTTTAAGGCTAACTATGGTAAATCGATAGTGGTGCTTGATGGTGCTTTGTCAAACGTGATAGGTTATGCTATGCAGCCGAATTCACCACTAAAAGGTGAGTTTAACCTGAAAAGCGATTTGATCATTGCTGATGATTTTATGGCTTTTGCAGGCCTGCCGCCATCTGCCAAACCAACCAAATCGTCGGGAGTAATCCTGGTGCCTTCCAACCTCGATCTTAATTTTGCCGCCGATGTAAAAAAAGTGAAATATAACGGTTTGGATATCAGCGACGCTAAAGGTGCGATGAACATCACCAACGGGCAAATTGTACTTAAGCAAACCGGTTTCAGCCTGATAGGTGCACCTGTACTAATGGACGCTACTTACGGCAGCATCAACCCGCAAAAAGCATTTTTTGATTACCATATCAACGCCAAAGAATTTGACATTCAGCGTGCTTACCGCGAAATCAAATTGTTTCACGATATGGCCAGCTCTGCAGAGCATGTGCAGGGTGTTGTATCCTTAGATTATAAACTGGCCGGTAAGCTTAACAGCGATATGAAACCTGTTTATCCATCATTAAAAGGCGGCGGTGTACTCTCGGTAAAACAGGTTAAGGTATATGGGTTGAAACTGCTGAGTGCTGTTGGTAAACAAACCGGGCACGACAGTGTTGGCCATGGCGATGTGAAAAAGGTTGATATCAAAAGTACTATAGCTAACAATATCATGACTATCGAGCGCACTAAAATGCGCATTGCAGGTTTCAGGCCAAGGTTTGAAGGGCAGGTGGGTTTGGATGGTAAACTGAACCTGAAATTCAGGTTAGGACTACCGCCTTTCGGTATTTTCGGGATCCCGATGACTATCACCGGAACCCAGGATAAACCACTGATCCATTTGGGTAAGGGTAAAAAGGAAGATGAGTTGAAAGAAACCCAGGATGAAGAATAG